From Huiozyma naganishii CBS 8797 chromosome 11, complete genome, a single genomic window includes:
- the ADH5 gene encoding alcohol dehydrogenase ADH5 (similar to Saccharomyces cerevisiae ADH5 (YBR145W) and ADH1 (YOL086C); ancestral locus Anc_3.118), with protein MSSSIPETQMGVIFESNGGPLEYKEIPVPKPKANELLINVKYSGVCHTDLHAWHGDWPLPVKLPLVGGHEGAGIVVAMGDSVKNWNIGDYAGIKWLNGSCMNCESCELANESNCPQADLSGYTHDGSFQQYATADAVQAAKIPHGTDLAEVAPILCAGVTVYKALKSANLKAGDWVAISGACGGLGSLAIQYATAMGYRVLGIDGGEEKAELFKKLGGEYFIDFTKCKDVIAEILEVTDGGAHGVINVSVSEAAIEASTRYCRANGTVVLVGLPANAYCKSEVFSQVVKSISIVGSYVGNRADTRQALDFFARGLVKSPIHIAPLSDLPEIFDKMAKGQIVGRYVVDTSK; from the coding sequence ATGTCCTCCTCTATCCCAGAAACCCAGATGGGTGTCATCTTCGAGTCCAATGGCGGTCCATTGGAATACAAGGAAATCCCTGTTCCAAAGCCAAAGGCCAACgagttgttgatcaacGTCAAGTACTCCGGTGTCTGCCACACCGACTTGCACGCCTGGCACGGGGACTGGCCTTTGCCAGTCAAGCTACCCCTAGTCGGTGGTCACGAAGGTGCCGGTATCGTCGTCGCCATGGGTGACAGCGtcaagaactggaacatCGGTGACTACGCCGGTATCAAGTGGTTGAACGGGTCCTGCATGAACTGTGAGTCCTGTGAATTGGCCAACGAGTCCAACTGTCCTCAGGCCGACTTGTCTGGTTACACCCACGACGGTTCCTTCCAGCAGTACGCCACCGCTGACGCCGTCCAGGCCGCTAAGATCCCTCACGGTACCGACTTGGCCGAGGTCGCCCCTATCCTGTGTGCCGGTGTCACCGTCTACAAGGCTTTGAAGTCCGCCAACTTGAAGGCCGGTGACTGGGTCGCCATCTCCGGTGCCTGTGGTGGTCTAGGTTCCCTAGCCATCCAATACGCCACCGCCATGGGCTACAGAGTCCTAGGTATCGACGGTGGTGAAGAGAAGGCCGAGCTTTTCAAGAAGCTAGGCGGTGAATACTTCATCGACTTCACCAAGTGCAAGGACGTCATCGCCGAGATCTTGGAAGTCACCGATGGTGGTGCCCACGGTGTCATCAACGTCTCCGTCTCCGAGGCCGCCATCGAGGCCTCCACCAGATACTGCAGAGCCAACGGTACCGTCGTCCTAGTCGGTCTACCAGCCAACGCCTACTGTAAGTCCGAGGTCTTCTCCCAAGTCGTCAAGTCCATCTCCATCGTCGGGTCCTACGTCGGTAACAGAGCTGACACCAGACAGGCTCTGGACTTCTTCGCCAGAGGTTTGGTCAAGTCCCCAATTCACATCGCTCCATTGTCCGACTTGCCAGAGATCTTCGACAAGATGGCCAAGGGCCAAATCGTCGGGAGATACGTCGTCGACACCTCCAAATAA
- the MRPS9 gene encoding mitochondrial 37S ribosomal protein uS9m (similar to Saccharomyces cerevisiae MRPS9 (YBR146W); ancestral locus Anc_3.117), which yields MLARLISRGFSTVTPAARQLQTRIVPKLTTFYSANPLHEQAVNELEQLLRKYIKLPTLRETSTAAALNRGRLPWISLDEYALRCGGRSRLKPTQYQQLVWLLNRLHGLDPQLINDEIKLHLAKYSKRSGDLQQHRARIPSLDSQGRSVAVGRRKAASAKAYVVRGTGDVLVNDRPLNDYFLQMRDRESVMYPFQVIDAVGDYNVYALTSGGGPTGQAEAVMLAIGKALIAFNPLLKSRLHKSGVLTTDYRRVERKKPGKLKARKMPTWVKR from the coding sequence ATGCTCGCGAGACTGATATCCCGCGGGTTCTCCACGGTCACCCCAGCAGCAAGACAGCTGCAGACAAGGATAGTCCCCAAACTGACCACTTTCTACTCGGCAAACCCACTACACGAACAGGCCGTGAACGAACTGGAACAGTTGCTCCGCAAGTACATCAAGTTACCGACGCTCCGCGAGACAAGCACAGCGGCGGCCCTTAACAGGGGGAGACTCCCCTGGATCTCGCTCGACGAGTACGCACTCCGCTGCGGTGGCAGGTCCAGACTCAAACCCACGCAGTACCAGCAACTCGTCTGGTTGCTCAACAGACTCCACGGACTGGATCCACAACTGATCAACGACGAGATCAAATTACACTTGGCCAAGTACTCGAAACGGTCCGGGGACTTGCAACAGCACCGTGCCCGCATTCCGTCCCTGGACTCCCAGGGAAGGAGCGTCGCGGTCGGACGCAGGAAGGCAGCCAGCGCAAAGGCGTACGTCGTCCGCGGGACAGGCGACGTGCTCGTCAACGACAGACCACTCAACGACTACTTCCTCCAGATGCGCGACAGAGAGTCCGTCATGTACCCGTTCCAGGTGATCGACGCAGTAGGGGACTACAACGTATACGCGCTCACGTCCGGCGGCGGGCCCACGGGCCAGGCAGAGGCGGTCATGCTCGCCATCGGGAAGGCCCTCATCGCGTTCAACCCGCTGCTCAAATCAAGACTACACAAGTCCGGCGTCCTCACGACAGACTACAGGCGCGTCGAGAGGAAGAAACCGGGCAAATTGAAGGCGAGAAAGATGCCCACTTGGGTCAAGAGATGA
- the RPB5 gene encoding DNA-directed RNA polymerase core subunit RPB5 (similar to Saccharomyces cerevisiae RPB5 (YBR154C); ancestral locus Anc_3.114), whose amino-acid sequence MDQENERNVRRLWRTFRTIKEMVKDRGYFITQEEVELSLEDFKVKYCDSMGRPQRKMMSFQANPMEEAIAKFPDMGSLWVEFCDEPSVGVKTMKNFVIHIQEKNYQIGIFVYQNNVTPSAMKLVPSIPPATIETFHETSLVVNITHHELVPKHIKLSTDEKKELLKRYRLKESQLPRIQRADPVALYLGLKRGEVVKIIRKSETSGRYASYRICM is encoded by the coding sequence ATGGATCAGGAAAACGAGAGAAACGTGAGAAGGCTGTGGAGAACGTTCCGGACCATCAAGGAGATGGTCAAGGACAGAGGGTACTTTATCACGCAGGAGGAGGTGGAGTTGTCCCTAGAGGATTTCAAAGTGAAGTACTGTGACTCCATGGGCAGACCACAGCGTAAAATGATGTCGTTCCAGGCCAACCCGATGGAGGAGGCCATCGCAAAGTTTCCTGATATGGGGTCTCTGTGGGTCGAGTTTTGCGACGAACCTTCCGTCGGTGTCAAAACGATGAAAAACTTCGTCATCCACATCCAGGAGAAGAACTACCAAATCGGGATCTTTGTCTATCAGAACAACGTCACGCCAAGCGCCATGAAGCTGGTGCCCTCCATACCCCCAGCCACCATAGAAACCTTCCATGAGACATCGCTCGTCGTCAACATCACGCACCATGAGCTGGTCCCCAAGCATATCAAACTGTCCACGGACGAAAAGAAGGAATTGTTGAAAAGATACAGGCTGAAGGAGTCCCAATTGCCAAGAATCCAAAGGGCAGACCCGGTCGCGCTGTACCTTGGGCTCAAGAGAGGTGAGGTCGTCAAGATCATCAGAAAGAGTGAAACGTCCGGCCGTTACGCAAGTTATAGAATCTGTATGTGA
- the RIB7 gene encoding 2,5-diamino-6-(ribosylamino)-4(3H)-pyrimidinone 5'-phosphate reductase (similar to Saccharomyces cerevisiae RIB7 (YBR153W); ancestral locus Anc_3.113) — protein MSLAPLRDDLPSCLEPYLPQPPSAHSDRPFVTVTWAQSLDARISKGPGIRTAISHPETKTMTHYLRYHHAGILIGTGTLLADNPGLNCKWVPQNGDRRTPKPVVMDLSQKWRFEGSQMWELYKKGTGKPPIVIVLGEPKARETGVGYLIVDDPSVKWDTLLRRLRSEFRLDSMMIEGGGRIINDVLMEAGLVDSIVVTIGSTILGKNGVEVSPMHSLTLKHIRWWTGTTDAIMCAQPDV, from the coding sequence atGTCCCTGGCGCCACTAAGGGATGATCTACCGAGCTGTCTAGAGCCATACTTGCCTCAGCCACCATCCGCACACAGCGATAGACCCTTTGTGACCGTGACATGGGCTCAATCGCTTGATGCGAGAATATCGAAAGGCCCAGGAATCCGCACGGCCATCTCGCATCCGGagacgaagacgatgaCCCATTACTTACGGTACCACCATGCTGGGATCCTCATCGGAACGGGCACTTTGCTTGCCGACAATCCCGGGCTGAACTGTAAGTGGGTTCCGCAGAACGGTGACAGGCGGACACCGAAACCTGTTGTGATGGACCTTTCGCAAAAATGGAGATTCGAGGGGTCTCAGATGTGGGAACTTTACAAGAAGGGTACCGGGAAGCCACCAATTGTGATTGTACTTGGCGAGCCCAAGGCGAGGGAAACAGGTGTCGGGTATCTGATCGTTGATGACCCATCTGTCAAATGGGACACATTGTTGCGCAGGTTACGGTCAGAGTTCCGATTGGACTCAATGATGATTGAAGGTGGTGGGAGGATTATTAATGATGTATTAATGGAGGCTGGGCTGGTCGACTCGATCGTGGTCACCATTGGATCTACAATTTTAGGTAAGAATGGCGTAGAGGTGTCTCCGATGCATTCCTTAACCCTGAAGCATATCCGGTGGTGGACGGGGACGACAGACGCAATAATGTGTGCGCAGCCGGACGTATGA
- the SPP381 gene encoding U4/U6-U5 snRNP complex subunit SPP381 (similar to Saccharomyces cerevisiae SPP381 (YBR152W); ancestral locus Anc_3.112), producing the protein MAIKRVVREGTRSGITSGSSRSSQPDCAQDAAESEDDFHSSSAESSSEEDASSSEQEVMYHKPVLLKRAAPVTTPEEKTFDTQQRSTRERLQKRVEHQLHVSKTQESRKLNIDENYTTDKDLLRQIVQLNDDDTLNAEQELKDWQERQARRLQRNRDALVKTQLEAEERQARVMERAAHKGGGDPVNDTNSVRSTPPQVTGVERKTSPFKKRSQYKPQKPQDMTFDTVHSTRDGPASDKNNEYSAL; encoded by the coding sequence ATGGCGATCAAGCGGGTTGTCCGTGAGGGAACACGCTCTGGAATCACCAGCGGGTCATCGCGGTCGTCTCAGCCTGACTGTGCCCAGGATGCCGCTGAGTCTGAAGATGACTTCCACTCATCCAGTGCAGAATCCTCCTCCGAGGAGGATGCATCGAGTAGTGAACAGGAAGTTATGTACCACAAACCAGTGCTGCTGAAAAGGGCCGCACCGGTGACCACGCCAGAGGAGAAGACCTTCGACACGCAGCAGAGATCCACGCGTGAACGGCTACAGAAAAGAGTAGAGCACCAGTTGCATGTCTCGAAGACGCAAGAGAGTAGGAAGTTGAACATCGATGAGAACTACACCACGGATAAGGACCTGCTGCGACAGATTGTGCAAttgaacgacgacgatacTTTGAACGCAGAGcaagagttgaaggactGGCAGGAAAGACAAGCTAGACGGCTACAGAGAAACCGTGATGCTCTTGTGAAGACACAGCTGGAGGCAGAGGAACGCCAGGCCAGGGTGATGGAGAGAGCAGCACATAAGGGGGGAGGCGATCCGGTCAATGATACGAACAGTGTTAGATCAACACCGCCTCAGGTGACGGGGGTCGAGCGGAAGACCAGTCCCTTCAAAAAGAGATCCCAATACAAACCGCAGAAACCACAGGATATGACATTTGACACGGTACACTCAACGAGAGACGGCCCAGCAAGcgacaagaacaacgagTATTCTGCTCTGTAG
- the APD1 gene encoding Apd1p (similar to Saccharomyces cerevisiae APD1 (YBR151W); ancestral locus Anc_3.110), which translates to MGVLDIWGGGAKRRAVADGERAAIEREIKLCDRDPEKVCADCTSGGESSDDEDEKRVILKGEEVFARLEIDTESRLFNSSKVPAVHFVVPTSQVDWKHDACSEREGSVQHKISLWCERQDLGQSMSCNVTSLPIDIMNIDVMRGARNNVLVLPHFVWIQDLDARTVDETLDSLVPDLMDTAVKRPGLLQKHQNLTEAKEDSFVFICSHTTRDKRCGVTAPYMRQVFERELQKHGLFRDNSDLRPQGTNVQFTNHVGGHKFAGNVQIYLKKFNTLVWLGRVTPKHIPAIVQNLIATDPPQLPFPEKVRCIRKYEW; encoded by the coding sequence ATGGGTGTGCTTGATATATGGGGAGGTGGTGCGAAACGTAGGGCTGTGGCTGATGGGGAGCGGGCTGCGATAGAGCGGGAGATTAAACTGTGTGATCGGGATCCCGAGAAGGTCTGTGCGGACTGCACGAGCGGTGGTGAGTCCagtgacgacgaggacgagaagAGGGTGATTTTGAAGGGCGAAGAGGTTTTCGCCCGGCTGGAGATCGATACTGAGTCGCGCCTGTTCAACAGCTCAAAGGTGCCAGCAGTGCACTTCGTAGTCCCGACGTCGCAGGTCGATTGGAAGCACGATGCGTGCTCGGAGAGGGAGGGGTCCGTGCAGCACAAGATCTCGCTGTGGTGCGAAAGACAGGACTTGGGGCAGTCCATGTCTTGCAACGTCACGTCTTTACCGATAGACATCATGAACATCGACGTGATGCGAGGCGCTAGGAATAACGTTCTTGTGTTGCCCCATTTCGTGTGGATCCAGGATTTGGATGCCCGGACAGTCGACGAGACTCTCGACTCGCTCGTACCGGACCTAATGGACACAGCGGTCAAGAGGCCCGGTCTCTTGCAAAAACACCAGAACCTGACAGAGGCCAAAGAGGACAGCTTCGTGTTCATTTGCTCGCACACAACAAGGGACAAGAGGTGCGGTGTCACCGCGCCCTACATGCGGCAAGTCTTCGAGAGAGAACTGCAAAAGCACGGGTTGTTCAGGGACAACTCCGATTTACGGCCGCAGGGCACAAACGTTCAATTCACAAACCATGTAGGCGGCCACAAGTTCGCGGGAAACGTTCAGAtctacttgaagaagttcaacacGCTGGTCTGGCTGGGGAGGGTCACGCCAAAACATATCCCAGCGATCGTGCAGAACTTGATCGCGACAGACCCTCCACAGTTGCCCTTCCCTGAGAAGGTCAGGTGTATCAGGAAATACGAATGGTGA
- the KNAG0K02060 gene encoding uncharacterized protein (similar to Saccharomyces cerevisiae TBS1 (YBR150C) and HAL9 (YOL089C); ancestral locus Anc_3.109) gives MAASPGQADGAAAGRFLAGELENVPSMAVGDAASQYVTGAGGQKVGPGGAGQTAGAQFMYGPQVYPFVGNQPWQGGAQQHGFVQVPSPQQQQQMQYTEPLPAQLLLKRSNRACDACRKKKIRCVASETGPDRCVHCLKHGLFCTFEFHIELERKKLLHRHKRRKFRNRADVTQLHPERNIDLHEGGPSASDSTAAVEKIARKLYVLDGIATNVRRLVNESLKDVDKPTVDEDFLPRCTDKQYTTSLITAQKLKWMSKKLGRSSDSEFFRPLRDTYLNGSKLYLMQFKKLNNFTGLLPKDEEGNYQLFELPPREQAKRLMENFFEALLYTIASMVTEEECFQLLDKYYDGETLSFNKRFLLNTCLCLGANASLLINTEEAYSLRKDNYLPSSMGLRRIEHKLSVNVLYYYNRIVIHSSDITILKGLLLWKKYIECNFGLEVAYTVLSKAVSVAISLGMHRASYYNSFSMSEAYVRRVVWFYCLSSDSIYAIRLNTTPLIHKDVTDVFSNEKRLKHIQKLCTMDELKNHITEIVTFEDAFNFTLNHAQLLMMPISYYCLQLFDLEKDAQHACFSLKSISGKTFKTVFDNAMKVKESLKEWNDQLHPLMKLESFREYYKILCQQNNGGARELQFEIVCARILIYHCRYFSIAIIVDLFLLSLINDNRHCFEGKDPAPLEEKLRSEYLENARKTVKIFTSIKNEPFLYSEIIYFFYTAVFTLIFRLVEQIDDKSRDLENAYLLELLQTTHTYLVGTDGTASICDNIKWNLQLFHFTLLLKMIVVYLEEKNAFVKVFPYKAHWYDTILQQLVATSTAVKNAQFKMLSPYITHNRISTFASRMRKEYGRNFVLFLRFKEIPISLERKENMAPIPDYSLFPVADEEIDDSQDDCLDYLSSQSYFCDRDVSFLKIFREWDVL, from the coding sequence ATGGCTGCATCCCCGGGGCAGGCGGACGGTGCCGCTGCTGGGCGGTTTCTCGCTGGAGAACTAGAGAATGTGCCGAGTATGGCAGTGGGCGATGCCGCATCGCAGTACGTGACGGGTGCGGGTGGGCAGAAAGTGGGCCCAGGTGGTGCTGGGCAGACTGCTGGGGCGCAGTTTATGTACGGGCCACAGGTGTACCCGTTCGTGGGCAACCAGCCCTGGCAGGGTGGTGCGCAGCAGCATGGGTTTGTGCAGGTGCCGTCTccgcaacaacaacagcagatgCAGTATACGGAACCGTTGCCCGCGCAACTGCTGCTTAAGAGATCGAACAGGGCGTGTGACGCGTGcaggaagaagaagatcagGTGTGTAGCCTCGGAGACGGGTCCAGACAGGTGCGTCCACTGCCTGAAACATGGTTTGTTTTGCACTTTCGAGTTCCATATCGAGTTGGagaggaagaaactgctCCACAGGCACAAGAGACGGAAATTCCGAAACCGGGCGGATGTGACACAGTTGCACCCCGAGCGGAATATAGATCTGCACGAGGGTGGTCCGTCCGCATCGGACTCGACCGCGGCTGTAGAGAAAATAGCAAGGAAATTGTACGTCCTCGACGGGATCGCTACAAACGTGAGAAGGCTCGTCAACGAGTCTCTGAAGGACGTCGATAAGCCAACCGTCGATGAAGATTTTCTGCCAAGGTGCACGGACAAACAGTACACAACCAGTCTCATAACGGcgcagaaactgaagtGGATGTCAAAGAAACTTGGCAGAAGCTCGGATAGTGAGTTTTTCCGACCGCTGCGGGACACGTACTTGAATGGATCCAAACTGTACTTGATGCAGTTCAAAAAACTGAACAATTTTACGGGACTCTTGCCCAAAGACGAGGAGGGGAACTACCAGCTGTTCGAATTGCCGCCAAGAGAGCAAGCGAAACGACTCATGGAAAATTTCTTCGAGGCACTCCTTTACACCATTGCCTCTATGGTGACGGAAGAGGAATGTTTCCAGTTGCTCGATAAATACTACGATGGCGAGACTTTATCCTTTAATAAAAGGTTCCTACTGAACACATGCCTATGTCTCGGAGCAAACGCATCGCTGTTGATCAATACAGAAGAGGCATACTCCTTGAGAAAGGACAATTACCTCCCCAGTTCAATGGGTCTACGGCGCATTGAGCACAAACTATCCGTGAATGTGCTCTACTACTATAATCGCATTGTGATCCACTCCTCTGATATCACGATTTTGAAGGGGCTGTTACTGTGGAAGAAATATATCGAATGTAACTTCGGATTGGAGGTCGCATACACTGTGCTGAGCAAAGCCGTCTCCGTCGCGATATCCCTAGGGATGCATAGAGCCTCTTACTACAACTCCTTCTCGATGTCAGAGGCATACGTCAGAAGGGTTGTCTGGTTCTACTGTCTGTCGTCAGACTCAATTTACGCAATTCGACTTAACACAACACCACTGATTCACAAAGATGTGACAGATGTTTTCTCCAACGAAAAACGCTTGAAACACATCCAAAAGCTCTGTACTATGGACGAATTAAAGAACCACATCACAGAAATAGTAACTTTCGAGGACGCCTTCAACTTCACTCTAAATCACGCACAGTTGCTAATGATGCCCATATCCTATTACTGTTTACAGTTGTTCGACTTAGAGAAGGACGCTCAACACGCTTGCTTCAGCCTTAAAAGCATTTCAGGGAAAACTTTCAAGACTGTCTTTGACAACGCAATGAAAGTGAAGGAAAGTTTGAAAGAATGGAACGATCAGTTGCACCCTCTTATGAAACTAGAGAGTTTCAGAGAGTACTATAAAATCCTATGCCAACAAAACAATGGCGGGGCAAGAGAGTTACAATTCGAGATCGTTTGCGCCCGAATCCTAATATACCATTGCAGGTACTTTTCGATAGCAATTATTGTCGacctgtttcttctctccTTAATCAATGATAATAGGCACTGCTTTGAGGGGAAGGACCCAGCACCGCTGGAAGAAAAACTGAGAAGTGAATACTTGGAAAATGCAAGGAAGACGGTAAAAATATTCACTAGTATCAAAAATGAACCCTTTCTTTACAGCGAAATCATTTATTTCTTCTACACAGCCGTCTTCACGCTCATATTTCGTCTCGTGGAACAGATCGATGACAAATCTCGAGATCTAGAAAACGCTTACCTTTTGGAGTTACTGCAGACAACGCATACGTATCTCGTCGGTACAGACGGTACTGCTTCGATCTGTGATAACATCAAATGGAACCTGcaacttttccatttcACGCTACTGTTAAAGATGATTGTAGTGTATCttgaggagaagaacgcCTTTGTGAAGGTGTTTCCGTACAAGGCCCACTGGTATGACACTATCCTTCAGCAACTTGTTGCCACATCAACAGCTGTGAAGAACGCGCaattcaaaatgttgaGTCCCTATATCACGCATAACAGAATCTCCACCTTTGCCTCTCGGATGCGGAAGGAATACGGGCGTAACTTTGTACTCTTTTTGcgtttcaaagagatacCCATTTCGTTGGAACGAAAGGAGAACATGGCGCCTATTCCTGATTATTCACTGTTCCCTGTGGCAGACGAAGAAATAGATGATTCCCAGGACGACTGTCTGGATTATTTGTCGTCCCAATCGTACTTCTGTGACCGTGATGTCAGTTTCCTCAAGATTTTCCGCGAATGGGATGTTTTGTGA
- the ARA1 gene encoding D-arabinose 1-dehydrogenase (NAD(P)(+)) ARA1 (similar to Saccharomyces cerevisiae ARA1 (YBR149W); ancestral locus Anc_3.108): protein MLHPKSTEIYFKLNNGVNMPALGLGTASPREHMAETKQAVKAAIKAGYRHIDTAWFYGTEGYIGDALKELLENGDVKRSDLFITSKVWPVYWDDVDLSLNESLKSLGLDYVDLYLQHWPLCFQKIEDSKDGVNGLKGKPIDKDGNALIVEGADYLSTYKQMEKIYLDPKDNRVRAIGVSNYPVEYLDRLLKVCTVKPAVNQVEMHPHLPQFELREFCELHDIKLTAYSPLGSSGAPLLKLPLVKELSEKYQVTLNDVLISYHIRKGSFVIPRSLNPVRLAGCVNFVTLTEGELDQLDDIGRKDSIRYIDGSFAKTIPGFTGGN from the coding sequence ATGTTGCATCCAAAATCTACAGAAATTTacttcaagttgaacaacGGTGTTAATATGCCCGCTCTTGGGTTAGGGACAGCGTCCCCCAGGGAACACATGGCGGAAACCAAGCAGGCTGTGAAGGCTGCTATCAAAGCTGGATACAGACACATTGATACAGCTTGGTTTTACGGTACCGAGGGGTACATCGGTgacgctttgaaggagcTGTTGGAGAATGGAGATGTAAAGAGAAGCGATCTTTTCATTACCTCCAAAGTTTGGCCCGTGTACTGGGATGACGTGGACCTGTCTTTGAACGAATCGCTGAAGAGCCTTGGGCTTGACTATGTGGATTTGTACTTGCAGCATTGGCCCCTTTGTTTCCAGAAGATTGAGGATTCGAAGGACGGCGTGAACGGACTCAAGGGCAAACCAATCGACAAAGACGGTAACGCCTTGATCGTCGAAGGTGCCGACTATCTGAGCACCTACAAGCAGATGGAGAAAATCTATCTCGACCCTAAGGATAACAGAGTCAGAGCTATCGGTGTGTCAAACTACCCTGTAGAGTACCTGGACAGGCTGCTCAAAGTGTGCACCGTCAAGCCAGCGGTCAACCAGGTAGAGATGCACCCACACTTACCCCAATTTGAATTGAGGGAGTTCTGCGAGTTGCATGACATAAAGTTGACCGCATACTCTCCACTGGGATCCTCCGGTGCACCACTACTGAAGTTGCCATTGGTTAAGGAACTGAGCGAGAAGTACCAAGTTACTCTGAACGACGTTTTGATTTCGTACCACATCAGAAAGGGCTCTTTTGTTATCCCCAGATCTTTGAACCCGGTCAGACTTGCTGGTTGTGTCAACTTTGTCACATTGACGGAGGGTGAATTGGATCAACTTGACGATATTGGTAGAAAGGACTCAATCAGGTACATTGACGGATCCTTTGCAAAAACCATTCCAGGCTTCACAGGTGGTAACTGA